The genomic window CTCGTAATGCGTCCCATATGTGCTACGGTCTTCCCCGATGGCCTCCAGATGCGCCGCCGCTGGCTCTTGTCTCCAGTACGGTTCCCCAACTACCACCCAACCTCCGGAAACCGCCATCCCGGTCAGTGCCTCCAAAGTCCCTCGATGCCCGCCATAGATCCAACTCGCTCCGATACAAGCCACCAAATCAAAGCTTGCCGGTTTCTCCGGCTCATAGTCCATCCCGTCCATCTCCAAGAACTCCAACTGAGCATCCGGAATGCGTTCTCTTTGCTTCTCCCGGGCGTCTGAAACACAGTATGGCGAGAGATCAACTCCTATCCCTTCAATGTCATACCGTTCCGCCAGCCGTACAATGAACTCGCCCTTCCCTGTGGCGATCTCTAGCACCCGCGCTCCAGACCGCAATCGCAGGAGACTGATGAGGTCCTCGAACTTCTCAACACTCATTGGGTTGCAGATGAGGTGTTCTCGGTGTGTGATATCGAAGTATTTCCATCGGTCCATCTTCAATCTCCTAATGATGGGCGGCCTAACGGATCGCGCTTCACCTGCGCCGCGAAGCGCAGCGGAGCGGCGTCAGGTG from Armatimonadota bacterium includes these protein-coding regions:
- a CDS encoding class I SAM-dependent methyltransferase, with translation MDRWKYFDITHREHLICNPMSVEKFEDLISLLRLRSGARVLEIATGKGEFIVRLAERYDIEGIGVDLSPYCVSDAREKQRERIPDAQLEFLEMDGMDYEPEKPASFDLVACIGASWIYGGHRGTLEALTGMAVSGGWVVVGEPYWRQEPAAAHLEAIGEDRSTYGTHYENVEAGQKLGLELVYTLVGTQDDWDKYEGLQWYAATAWASEHPEDPDVEELLKRVLEGRENYLRWGRETFGWAIYVFKKDGAGK